The following are encoded in a window of Candidatus Hydrogenedentota bacterium genomic DNA:
- a CDS encoding Na/Pi cotransporter family protein produces the protein MKQRAVLAFLIPLALVFFIGGLWWFRSGSETTLKPERLLLDEHASGNDQVGGYGKELEKPLRVIVESPVQPGLLGGAGERYAVEGVRVRFEVETLDGGELSTGHARGPEAQDFQRAVETLTDAAGAAAVRLRLGRRAGDVTVVGSLPDYPDIPPVTFRAAAGIEQRLSRPETTTGGTIDEVGLRLVDREGRPVQGVEVYFRVEGHSQGAAVEHQMRRTGADGWALTTWTLGKNVQQYFLSAEVRDGRPSKAGDPVNGIDDEDRFRARAFEFEAMAMNKVQLGMVLFGALAVFIFGMKMMSDGLHHLADRRLKQILGFMTQNRFMAVMAGMLVTAVIQASGATTVMVVGFVNAGIMTLTQAIGVICGANIGTTVTAQIISFNLDNMSYPAITVGFILFVFFKRPQVKALGETTLGFGLLFLGMMTMSNILKPLRYSPEFVAWFQLFDCTPGESGFMPPGAVLMCILIGTVMTIIIQSSSATVGLVMALASQGLVSFYTAVPLVLGDNIGTTVTANLAAIGANRNAKRAAIAHTLFNVLGTMYMFGLFFVPLWNGEPLFLGLVDALTPGRVFTEYPENIMRHVANAHSLFNIANCILFLPFVGLLGRICQTIIPITDADRDTVMRYLEPRLLQTPSIALQQAIREVTYMVQKGQKSINESCEFLVDNKPQYEATVTEREEVIDRLQREISEYLVELSQHDLNEIEIQLMPALIHMVNDAERLGDHAEEMLELRHILEEHRLQFSPEAREGILSLLEMLNRQFRNVYLLLQEGAHHGLTDVRAIQREIQQFIRRSTEDNVKRLDEGVQNVQAGVIYMDALNHLERVNDHLLNIAERAERAAAVTAS, from the coding sequence ATGAAACAGCGCGCTGTGCTTGCGTTTCTCATACCGCTCGCGTTGGTCTTCTTTATTGGGGGATTGTGGTGGTTCCGTAGCGGTTCGGAAACGACGCTGAAGCCGGAGCGACTCCTGCTGGACGAGCACGCCTCCGGCAATGACCAGGTGGGGGGCTACGGGAAAGAACTGGAAAAGCCGCTTCGGGTGATTGTTGAGAGTCCCGTTCAACCGGGGTTGTTGGGTGGGGCCGGCGAGCGCTATGCGGTTGAGGGGGTACGTGTCCGTTTTGAAGTCGAGACGCTGGATGGGGGCGAGTTGTCGACAGGTCATGCAAGGGGTCCGGAGGCGCAAGACTTTCAGCGGGCCGTGGAGACGCTGACCGACGCCGCGGGCGCCGCCGCTGTCCGGTTGCGTCTTGGACGCCGCGCGGGGGACGTGACAGTCGTGGGGTCGCTTCCCGACTATCCCGATATTCCGCCGGTCACGTTTCGCGCCGCCGCTGGCATTGAGCAGCGGCTGAGCCGCCCCGAGACCACAACGGGCGGCACCATCGACGAGGTGGGACTGCGCTTGGTGGACCGCGAAGGGCGGCCGGTGCAGGGTGTGGAAGTGTATTTCCGCGTTGAAGGTCACAGTCAGGGCGCCGCGGTGGAGCACCAGATGCGGCGGACCGGCGCGGATGGCTGGGCGCTGACGACGTGGACGCTGGGCAAGAACGTTCAGCAGTATTTCCTGTCCGCGGAGGTTCGCGACGGGCGCCCCTCAAAAGCGGGCGACCCGGTGAACGGCATCGACGACGAGGACCGGTTCCGCGCACGCGCGTTTGAATTCGAGGCCATGGCCATGAACAAGGTCCAATTGGGCATGGTCCTTTTCGGCGCGTTGGCCGTGTTCATCTTCGGCATGAAGATGATGTCCGACGGGCTGCATCATCTGGCCGACCGGCGCCTGAAGCAAATCCTGGGTTTCATGACGCAGAACCGCTTCATGGCCGTCATGGCCGGCATGCTGGTCACGGCGGTCATTCAGGCCTCCGGCGCGACGACGGTGATGGTGGTAGGCTTCGTGAATGCCGGCATTATGACGCTCACGCAGGCTATAGGCGTAATCTGCGGCGCGAATATTGGCACGACAGTGACCGCCCAGATCATTTCGTTCAATCTGGACAACATGTCCTACCCGGCGATCACCGTGGGCTTCATCCTGTTTGTGTTTTTCAAGCGTCCGCAAGTCAAGGCGCTCGGAGAAACCACGCTCGGTTTCGGTCTGCTCTTTCTCGGCATGATGACCATGTCGAACATTCTGAAGCCGTTGCGCTACAGCCCCGAGTTCGTGGCCTGGTTTCAGCTTTTCGACTGCACCCCCGGAGAAAGCGGCTTCATGCCGCCCGGGGCGGTCCTGATGTGCATCCTTATCGGCACGGTCATGACGATTATCATTCAATCGAGTTCGGCGACGGTCGGCCTCGTGATGGCCTTGGCGAGCCAGGGGCTGGTCAGTTTCTATACGGCAGTGCCGCTGGTGCTCGGCGACAATATCGGCACGACCGTAACCGCGAATCTCGCGGCTATCGGCGCGAACCGGAACGCGAAACGCGCGGCCATCGCCCACACCTTGTTCAACGTGCTCGGAACGATGTACATGTTCGGCCTGTTTTTTGTGCCCTTGTGGAATGGGGAACCGTTGTTTCTGGGATTGGTCGACGCCTTGACGCCGGGCCGGGTCTTTACGGAATACCCCGAGAACATCATGCGTCATGTCGCGAATGCGCACTCGCTTTTCAACATTGCGAACTGCATTCTGTTTCTGCCCTTCGTGGGGCTGCTGGGGCGAATCTGCCAGACGATTATTCCGATTACGGACGCGGACCGCGACACGGTCATGCGTTATCTGGAACCGCGCCTGCTCCAGACGCCGTCGATTGCCCTGCAGCAGGCGATCCGCGAAGTCACCTACATGGTCCAGAAGGGGCAGAAATCCATCAATGAGAGCTGCGAGTTCCTGGTGGATAACAAGCCGCAGTATGAAGCCACCGTGACGGAGCGCGAAGAGGTTATCGACCGGCTGCAACGGGAGATTTCGGAATACCTGGTCGAGTTATCTCAGCACGACTTGAACGAGATCGAAATACAGCTCATGCCCGCCCTGATCCATATGGTCAATGACGCGGAACGATTGGGCGATCACGCCGAGGAAATGCTGGAATTGCGGCACATTCTCGAGGAACACCGCCTTCAATTCTCGCCGGAAGCCCGGGAGGGCATCCTCTCGTTGCTTGAAATGCTGAACCGGCAGTTCCGAAATGTGTATTTGCTGCTGCAGGAGGGCGCGCATCATGGTCTCACGGACGTGCGCGCCATTCAGCGGGAAATCCAGCAGTTTATCCGCAGATCTACAGAGGATAACGTCAAACGGCTTGATGAGGGGGTGCAGAACGTTCAGGCCGGGGTCATCTACATGGACGCGCTGAACCATCTCGAACGCGTCAACGACCACCTCCTGAACATTGCGGAGCGCGCCGAACGCGCCGCCGCGGTGACCGCGTCCTGA
- a CDS encoding NUDIX hydrolase yields the protein MAALVQREDKLLFVEHAKEGHRYWMLPGGGVQYGETLGEALVREVREETGLDVRPGALVLSHDSIPPDRRRHIVNLVFTAEASGGELHVGEDARVCAAAFLSLDVFDHEELRPDIRDALRGIIGTAAPPSAPYLGNVWRSDAADQGGAP from the coding sequence GTGGCCGCGCTGGTGCAACGCGAGGATAAGCTCCTGTTTGTCGAACACGCCAAGGAGGGACACCGCTACTGGATGCTGCCCGGCGGCGGCGTGCAATATGGCGAAACCCTCGGCGAGGCGCTCGTGCGCGAGGTCCGCGAGGAGACCGGCCTCGACGTGCGGCCCGGCGCATTGGTGCTGTCGCACGACTCCATCCCGCCCGACCGGCGACGCCACATCGTGAACCTGGTGTTCACCGCCGAGGCTTCCGGCGGCGAGCTGCACGTCGGTGAGGACGCGCGCGTCTGCGCCGCCGCTTTCCTGTCATTGGATGTCTTCGACCACGAAGAACTGCGCCCGGACATCCGCGACGCCCTGCGCGGAATCATCGGCACCGCCGCGCCGCCAAGCGCGCCCTATCTGGGCAATGTGTGGCGCAGCGATGCCGCGGACCAGGGCGGGGCCCCGTGA
- a CDS encoding acylase — MTRRRKTALWFVAALLPGFLSACPAPQDRTPFIPAPGAYDARILRDTWGVPHIFGKRDVDAAYGLAYAHCEDDWVNLEDAVLIAHGRMGAVHGREFAKFDYLLRLFRVREFVDAKYESELSADTRALCEAYASGINHFAALHPGKMPHITLPVTGKDVVAGAVFKAPFFYELHRVLEQLLAAEGGMPIGEKGVMRRAAPGARSCAPLELEWGSNAFAVGPARSADGATRLAINSHQPWTGPVAWYEAHVHSEEGWNMVGGTFPGGPVIFSGHDENKGWCHTVNRPDLVDVYELKVNPDNRNQYWFDGAWRNFRRDKARLTVKIAGPLRITVKRELLWSAHGPAFRTPRGVFAVAFAGYGEVGQLEQWYRMNKARNLDEFLAAMRSVRLTSLNTLYADKDGNIFYAYNGMFPVRAEGHDWTQTLPGDTSALLWQGFHGFEAVPQVFNPPSGLLVTCNSSPFQATDGPGNPDPADFGADQGIETRMTNRALRALETYGTDPSITRDEFCAYKFDTTYSEHSEMARFIAEALAAERPEDTELADAFALLRGWDRTAGKDNRGAALALTAWTEYHRQSRKAAEREDVRACVSLAAARLREHFGRLDVPWGEVLRLRRGTVDAALGGGPDCLRAIDLYAEDDGRFTPTSGDCYVLMVEWGKDGQVRSESVHQFGAATVDPDSPHYADQAPLFAEEGFKPACLTEEQVRACLQAEYRPGEETEPWYGRR; from the coding sequence ATGACGCGGCGCCGGAAGACCGCATTGTGGTTTGTGGCGGCCCTATTGCCGGGTTTTCTTTCCGCTTGCCCGGCTCCTCAGGACCGGACTCCGTTTATTCCCGCCCCAGGCGCCTACGACGCGCGGATCCTGAGAGACACTTGGGGCGTGCCGCACATCTTCGGGAAGCGGGACGTGGACGCCGCCTACGGTCTGGCATACGCGCACTGCGAGGATGACTGGGTGAACCTCGAGGACGCGGTGCTGATAGCGCACGGACGCATGGGCGCGGTTCATGGCCGCGAATTCGCCAAGTTCGACTATCTGCTGCGCCTGTTCCGCGTGCGCGAGTTTGTCGATGCGAAGTACGAGTCCGAGCTCAGCGCGGATACGCGCGCGCTTTGCGAAGCCTACGCCAGCGGCATAAATCATTTCGCGGCGCTTCATCCCGGCAAGATGCCGCACATCACGCTGCCGGTCACTGGGAAGGACGTCGTGGCCGGCGCGGTTTTCAAGGCGCCGTTCTTCTATGAACTGCACAGAGTGCTGGAGCAGTTGCTGGCAGCGGAAGGCGGCATGCCAATCGGGGAAAAGGGAGTAATGCGCCGCGCCGCGCCCGGCGCCCGGTCATGCGCCCCGCTGGAACTGGAATGGGGTTCGAATGCGTTCGCCGTGGGCCCCGCCCGCTCCGCGGACGGCGCGACGCGCCTCGCCATCAATTCGCACCAGCCGTGGACGGGGCCCGTGGCGTGGTACGAGGCGCACGTGCACAGCGAGGAAGGCTGGAACATGGTGGGCGGCACGTTTCCCGGCGGACCGGTGATTTTCAGCGGTCACGATGAGAACAAGGGCTGGTGCCACACGGTCAATCGCCCCGACCTGGTGGACGTTTACGAACTCAAGGTCAACCCGGACAACCGTAACCAGTACTGGTTCGATGGCGCATGGCGCAATTTCCGTCGGGACAAGGCGCGGCTTACAGTCAAGATAGCCGGACCCTTGCGGATCACGGTGAAACGCGAGTTGTTGTGGTCGGCGCACGGGCCCGCGTTCCGGACGCCGCGCGGCGTGTTCGCTGTCGCATTCGCGGGTTACGGCGAAGTCGGGCAGCTTGAACAATGGTACCGCATGAACAAGGCGCGCAACCTGGACGAATTTCTCGCCGCCATGCGCTCGGTCCGCCTGACTTCCCTGAACACCCTGTACGCCGACAAGGACGGCAACATCTTCTACGCGTACAACGGCATGTTCCCTGTCCGCGCGGAAGGGCACGATTGGACCCAGACGCTGCCGGGCGACACTTCGGCGCTGCTCTGGCAGGGATTCCACGGGTTCGAAGCGGTGCCGCAGGTGTTCAATCCCCCTTCCGGCTTGCTCGTGACCTGCAACAGTTCGCCCTTTCAGGCGACGGACGGGCCAGGCAATCCCGACCCCGCGGACTTTGGGGCGGATCAGGGCATCGAAACCCGCATGACGAACCGGGCTCTGCGCGCGCTCGAGACTTACGGGACCGACCCGTCTATTACCCGCGATGAATTCTGCGCGTACAAATTCGACACAACCTATTCCGAACATTCCGAGATGGCGCGGTTTATCGCCGAGGCCCTCGCGGCGGAACGCCCCGAAGATACGGAACTCGCGGACGCGTTCGCGCTGTTGCGCGGGTGGGACCGGACTGCCGGCAAAGACAACCGCGGCGCCGCGCTTGCCTTGACGGCCTGGACGGAATACCACCGCCAATCCCGCAAGGCTGCTGAGCGAGAGGACGTGCGCGCCTGCGTCTCGCTGGCCGCCGCGCGCCTGCGCGAACATTTTGGCCGCCTGGACGTGCCGTGGGGCGAGGTGCTGCGGCTGCGCCGGGGGACCGTGGACGCAGCCCTCGGTGGGGGTCCAGATTGCCTGCGCGCCATTGACCTGTACGCTGAGGACGACGGGCGGTTCACGCCCACCAGCGGCGATTGCTATGTCTTGATGGTCGAATGGGGGAAGGACGGGCAGGTGCGCTCCGAGAGCGTACATCAGTTCGGTGCGGCCACGGTAGACCCGGATTCGCCGCACTACGCGGACCAGGCGCCGCTTTTCGCCGAGGAGGGGTTCAAGCCAGCCTGTCTCACGGAAGAGCAAGTGCGCGCCTGCCTCCAGGCCGAGTACCGCCCCGGCGAGGAGACGGAACCCTGGTATGGCCGGCGCTGA
- the ltaE gene encoding low-specificity L-threonine aldolase: MIDLRSDTVTKPSPGMREAMATAPVGDDVYEEDPTVNRLQARGAALFGKEAALFLPSGTMANLTAFLSQTRPGDSIILSEESHPFHYEAANIAMIAGLLPVPVPDRLGKLSASQVLEKINLIDDPHYAHTRLVSIENTTNRGGGACYTVEEVRAVAEVCRGHGLKLHCDGARIFNASIALDVSPQAYGRCCDTLCFCLSKGLGAPAGSMLVGDRETIHRALRFRKMLGGGMRQVGILAAAGVYALEHHVEGLREDHRRARTFRMALEAQGVTFNLPSPTNIVYFEVHNGPAVVAALAEQEVLVLEHDPNLIRAVFHRDIDDNALDRAIEACKRVLR, encoded by the coding sequence ATGATCGACCTGCGCAGCGACACCGTAACCAAACCCTCTCCCGGCATGCGCGAGGCCATGGCCACCGCGCCGGTCGGCGACGACGTCTATGAGGAAGACCCCACGGTCAACCGTCTGCAGGCGCGTGGCGCGGCCTTGTTCGGCAAGGAGGCCGCCCTCTTTCTGCCCAGCGGCACAATGGCCAACCTGACGGCCTTTCTCTCCCAGACCCGGCCGGGCGACAGCATTATTCTCAGCGAGGAATCCCATCCTTTTCATTACGAGGCGGCCAATATCGCCATGATCGCCGGGCTGCTCCCCGTTCCCGTTCCGGACCGCCTGGGCAAGCTTTCAGCTTCACAAGTGCTTGAAAAGATTAATCTTATTGACGACCCGCATTATGCACACACACGTCTTGTCAGTATAGAGAACACCACCAACCGCGGCGGGGGCGCGTGCTATACGGTCGAAGAGGTGCGAGCCGTTGCCGAAGTCTGCCGCGGGCACGGATTGAAGCTGCACTGCGACGGCGCGCGCATCTTCAATGCCAGCATAGCGCTGGATGTATCTCCCCAGGCATACGGGCGGTGTTGCGACACGCTCTGTTTCTGCCTGTCCAAGGGATTGGGCGCGCCCGCTGGTTCCATGCTGGTTGGGGACCGGGAGACCATTCACCGCGCCTTGCGCTTTCGCAAGATGCTCGGAGGAGGCATGCGCCAGGTCGGCATCCTGGCCGCGGCAGGCGTATACGCGCTCGAACACCACGTAGAGGGTCTGCGCGAGGACCATCGCCGCGCGCGCACGTTTCGTATGGCACTCGAAGCGCAAGGGGTGACGTTTAACTTGCCATCGCCGACCAACATAGTGTACTTTGAGGTCCACAACGGTCCGGCGGTAGTCGCGGCGCTGGCGGAACAGGAGGTGCTCGTGTTGGAGCATGACCCAAATCTGATTCGGGCCGTGTTCCACCGGGACATCGATGACAACGCGCTTGACAGGGCCATCGAGGCGTGCAAGCGCGTACTTCGGTGA
- the hflX gene encoding GTPase HflX: MQTDGKQKLVELPRPPIIERMILAALALPGAPEERVEESLAELGQLAWTAGATVAATVVQHRPKPCPATLLGKGKLEEIQALVSELQADALVFDGELTARQGAHIEDTIGCKVIDRTQLILDIFAQHAQTREGKLQVELAQLNYILPRLAGRGSIMRQQGGIGVRGPGEQKLEIDRRRIRERIQRLRAELDAVRRNRTVQRKNRERGATGKVVLVGYTNAGKSSLLNALTGAGVLVEDKLFATLDPRVRKCVLPSGREFLLADTVGFVRKLPHTLVAAFRATLEVVNEADLLLVVIDAAHPAAEEHVRAVSSVLSEINALDRPAVKVYNKIDKLSPEQVAALVDPARENDVAVSAHTGEGLNRLLDIIDRQFASTRRRVRLRIPQCKAAVLARVHRNGRVISQSYDGNDILIDAEIEEALHGQIQEYVAC, from the coding sequence ATGCAGACGGACGGAAAACAGAAACTTGTAGAACTCCCGCGGCCGCCCATTATCGAGCGGATGATTCTCGCCGCGCTCGCATTGCCGGGCGCGCCGGAAGAACGGGTGGAAGAATCCCTCGCGGAATTGGGGCAGCTGGCATGGACGGCCGGCGCGACGGTCGCCGCCACGGTTGTGCAGCACCGGCCGAAACCCTGCCCGGCCACCCTTCTCGGCAAGGGCAAGCTCGAAGAGATCCAGGCGCTCGTTTCGGAGTTGCAGGCGGATGCGCTCGTCTTCGACGGCGAGCTCACGGCGCGCCAGGGCGCGCACATCGAAGACACCATCGGCTGCAAGGTGATCGACCGTACGCAGCTTATTCTCGACATCTTCGCGCAGCATGCACAGACGCGCGAAGGCAAGCTCCAGGTCGAACTGGCGCAGTTGAACTACATCCTGCCGCGACTCGCGGGCCGCGGCTCGATTATGCGGCAGCAGGGCGGCATCGGCGTGCGCGGACCCGGCGAGCAAAAACTCGAAATCGACCGGCGCCGTATCCGTGAGCGCATTCAGCGCCTGCGCGCGGAACTGGACGCCGTCCGCCGCAACCGGACCGTGCAGCGCAAAAACCGCGAACGCGGCGCAACCGGCAAGGTTGTGCTGGTGGGCTACACGAACGCGGGCAAGTCGTCGCTGCTCAACGCACTTACGGGAGCGGGCGTGCTGGTCGAGGACAAGCTCTTCGCTACGCTCGACCCGCGCGTGCGCAAGTGCGTCCTGCCGAGCGGGCGCGAGTTTCTGCTGGCCGACACCGTGGGATTCGTGCGCAAACTGCCCCACACGCTTGTGGCGGCCTTCCGTGCCACGCTCGAGGTCGTAAATGAGGCGGACCTGCTCCTGGTCGTCATCGACGCCGCGCATCCCGCCGCGGAAGAACATGTGCGCGCAGTGTCCAGCGTGCTCAGCGAGATCAACGCGCTGGACCGTCCCGCGGTCAAGGTATACAACAAGATCGATAAGCTGTCTCCAGAACAAGTGGCCGCGCTGGTCGACCCGGCGCGCGAAAACGACGTGGCTGTCTCCGCGCATACGGGCGAGGGCTTGAACCGGTTGCTGGACATCATCGACCGGCAGTTCGCCTCGACGCGCCGCCGCGTGCGCCTGCGCATTCCGCAGTGCAAGGCGGCGGTGCTCGCGCGCGTTCACCGGAACGGCCGCGTGATCAGCCAGTCCTACGACGGAAACGATATCCTGATCGATGCCGAAATCGAGGAAGCCCTGCATGGCCAGATCCAAGAGTACGTCGCTTGCTAA